One region of Bdellovibrio bacteriovorus genomic DNA includes:
- a CDS encoding AbgT family transporter: MSTDVQAADNRLLNRILLKVEKAGNALPQPALMFLLLAFIVVIVSAILAAMGIEATNPVTKAVIKPVNLLSVSGLHIILTDMVKNFTSFAPLGTVLVAMLGFSLAEKSGLLSAILRLVVTKSPRALLIPAILLAGILSHTAGDIGYVLLIPLAAMVFHSVGMHPLAGLAICFAGVSGGFAANFIISSIDPLLAGLSQEAARVMDPNYVVTPVVNWYFMSASSLLIIVVGTIIGKKITIPYLGKYQGDAPHAGPTELNAYERRGLLWSGVVFAILLVMLLLGTVPSNGFLRNPENGSVLDSPFLKGTIAIIFIFGILTGLAYGFGAKTFKSQTDITNALQDSMATMAPYLVMVFFASQFIALFAASNVGLILAVNGSDLLKSMGLSAIPLMIGFIILICVLDIFIGSASAKWALTAPVFVPMFMLLGLSPELTQASYRVADSVVNIISPLMPYFPLILAFANKYDPKARVGTLIALMIPYSIAFLITWSIMLFVWIGFDLPLGPGAHLKYIIPGQ; this comes from the coding sequence ATGAGTACAGATGTTCAGGCCGCAGACAATCGACTGTTGAATAGAATTCTTTTAAAAGTTGAAAAAGCCGGAAACGCCTTGCCACAACCGGCGCTGATGTTTTTACTTTTGGCGTTCATCGTCGTCATTGTTTCAGCTATTTTGGCTGCGATGGGAATTGAAGCGACAAATCCCGTCACTAAAGCCGTCATCAAACCAGTGAATCTTCTCTCTGTGAGCGGACTGCATATCATTCTTACGGACATGGTAAAAAACTTCACAAGCTTTGCGCCATTGGGAACTGTGTTAGTGGCCATGCTGGGTTTTAGTTTGGCAGAGAAAAGTGGACTTTTAAGTGCGATTCTTCGCTTGGTCGTGACTAAATCTCCGCGAGCTCTTTTAATTCCCGCTATTTTACTTGCAGGTATTCTTTCGCATACGGCAGGTGATATCGGGTATGTTCTTTTAATTCCCCTTGCTGCGATGGTATTTCACAGTGTGGGTATGCATCCTTTGGCGGGACTCGCTATTTGTTTTGCCGGAGTCTCTGGTGGATTTGCGGCAAATTTTATCATTAGCTCTATTGATCCTTTGTTAGCCGGTCTTTCTCAAGAAGCTGCGCGCGTGATGGATCCGAACTATGTTGTGACTCCGGTTGTAAACTGGTACTTCATGTCGGCTTCTTCGCTTTTGATTATTGTCGTGGGTACCATCATTGGAAAGAAAATCACCATTCCGTATCTAGGAAAATATCAAGGAGATGCTCCGCATGCGGGACCAACAGAACTTAATGCCTATGAGCGCCGCGGTCTTTTATGGTCCGGAGTTGTTTTTGCGATTTTATTAGTTATGCTTCTTCTGGGAACAGTTCCCTCAAATGGTTTTTTAAGAAACCCAGAAAATGGTTCGGTGCTTGATTCTCCCTTCTTAAAAGGCACAATCGCGATCATTTTCATTTTCGGTATCTTAACGGGCCTTGCTTACGGCTTTGGCGCAAAAACATTTAAAAGCCAAACCGATATCACCAATGCCCTTCAAGATTCGATGGCAACTATGGCGCCTTATCTTGTCATGGTGTTCTTCGCCTCCCAGTTTATCGCCTTGTTTGCGGCTTCCAATGTCGGTCTTATTTTAGCGGTGAATGGTTCCGATTTGCTTAAATCAATGGGACTTTCGGCGATTCCGTTGATGATTGGTTTTATTATTCTGATCTGTGTTTTAGATATTTTTATCGGGAGTGCTTCCGCAAAGTGGGCTTTAACTGCCCCCGTTTTTGTTCCCATGTTCATGCTTTTGGGTCTTTCACCAGAGCTGACACAAGCATCTTACCGTGTGGCGGATTCCGTGGTGAATATTATTTCTCCGCTGATGCCTTACTTCCCTTTGATTCTAGCATTTGCGAATAAGTATGATCCTAAAGCTCGCGTCGGTACTTTGATCGCGCTGATGATTCCTTACTCAATTGCATTCTTAATCACTTGGTCCATTATGCTCTTTGTTTGGATCGGCTTTGATTTGCCGCTAGGACCAGGAGCCCACTTAAAATATATTATTCCTGGACAATAG